aaatattattttaatgatGAAGGAAAAAGTGTGGATAAAAAAGTCACAATGTTTGAGTACCCAAAAGGGGCATAAGAGTTTCAGATTTGTAGGTTATTTGATATTTTGTGGGTCGTGTTCATAGGCTCAATTGGTTTCCTTCCCCCAATCATGAAAAAACCTCGTGAAGATCCGATTCTCCCTTTCGAACTCGAAATGGAAATTTTGTCACGACTACCCGTGAAAACCCTAATGCAGTTCGTGATCGTTTGTAAATCATGGAAATCActtatcctccatgatccgtcATTCGTGAAACTGCACCTCAATAGATCTCCCAAAAACACACACATTCTCCTCGCTATAGAAGACGAGCCCTATGAAATTGAAAAGCAAGACAGTTGGGTTGTTCCATGCTCTGTGCGTTGCTTGACGGAGGATCCGTCGTCTGTGATCGATGTTGAAGGGGGCTACCATTTGAAAGGAAATCATTTGATAATTGGCTCTTGTAATGGATTGGTTTGTGTGGGAAACTATTATGATGTTGACCCAATTGAAGAAATTTGGGTTCAACTTTGGAATTCGGCCACACACTTGATGTCTAAGAAGTCACCAACCTTTCATCCGAGCATGCGAACTTCAATGGATGCTCCGCGGGGTAAGACGAATTTGGGGTTCGGCTATGATAATTCACATGATACATACAAGGTGAGTAAAAATTTAAAGTCCAGCCCTTTTGAAGATAATTATTTGAGAATTTATAATAGTATATGATAGCTTAATTTGAAGTTAACTTGTTTCTAGAGATATGTGATGAACTACAACCAATGTTTTAAGTTAGTGTTGTTACATTAGTGGTTGTATCTAGATCCTTCATATTTTGAAAAACTGATGATACATATGACCATATCTACAATAATTACACTCATGATGGCCTCTAAATGATCAAGATCTCATGTTCCAAAATAGTGTCCATGGTTGAATTTCATCGATGGGACAAAAAATGAAATATCATTTGAAAACTTAAGATCTGGCCAGAAAACGTCCACCTTGTAGACAacaatttaaaactaaaataaaattttgattaACTTACTCAAGCAATCAAATTTACTATTCCTAACATCAAGGATAATTTTACCGATTAAGTTAGTCATTATTGTGAAAATGATGTAATTTTGGGATCAAGTCGATCCCTACTTTTAATTACCTTAGAGGATAATTAGATAATGAGCTATAAAGATGGATTTAAGAAGAAATTAGTCAATTTAATTTGACTAATGTAAACTGTGTAATTTTCATAATACATCTCAAAAGTATGATCCTTTGTGGTTAAATTTAGTTTTTACTCTTTgctaggtggtggtggtgcattGGGATTGTACTGAGCAGAAAATTATGACAAGAATTTCTTGCatgaataatatttgttggAGAAAAATTTTGTGTGACCCTTGTTCCCCTCTTATGCTACaccaaatcgcgggaaaatttGTGTGTGGTTGTGTTAACTGGTTAGCTCTTAAAAATATGAAGGGTCCCCAATACCAATGGGACAATGTTACTCTCGATCAGCTAGTTATTGCTTCCCTTGACATGAGTACGGAGAAGTATACGTATATGTTACTTCCTGAGGGTGTTACTGAGGTGCCTCATTTTCAGCCAGATCTCGGGATTCTAGGAAATCACATGTGCCTTTTTCATGACCGCAATAGAACCCATTTTGTTGTGTGGAAAATGAGAGAGTATGGAGTACGAGAGTCTTGGACTCAGTGGATGAGTTTCAGTTATGAGAATCTTGAATGTGAAGGATTTTTGTTTAGGCCTCTGCCGATGTTCTTGTCTGAAGATGGCAACATCCTTTTGCTCGCACTAACTGAGGACTTGGAGTTTATCAAGTATAATATAACAGATGATAATGTAGAGTATTCCAAATCCTAACCAAGAATTTTGGTTGGAGGCTACTAGTTATGTTCAGAGTCTGGTTTCTCCTTGTCAAGACGAAGAACATGGACAAgaataagagagaaaatgagCTCTTGGATGCCAATTTCAAAGACCCATAGATTTCCAGTCAATATTTTACCCGTACTTTATTGACATTACAAAGTCCCTAAATTTGGtgaatattttaaatatcttgCATGTTGCAATGTTAGTGAATGTTATATTTGTGATGTTGTCATAATACTTACAAGTTCTAATATTTCAATTCgtagttttgaattttttgcATGGCATGAAGTAGATAATGTAGCTGCTAGGTAGAATTGAATGATGAATTATTGCATATAAGCTTCTTCTAACTATTCAAAAAGTTGTGGTAACTAGGATCTTTGATGCAGGTAATTTTAATTGCATGGGTTCATCTTTAATAGAGGAActttttttgaaactttttCCCAAACCTCCAGACCAAGATTTCCATGTTGGGTATACTAATAAGTGAATAACTATTATGGTTTCAGGCTTCCTATATGTTTCAAAGACAATTCATCCAAACAACCAGATTTCCATGTTTTGATTAGAGCATTGAATTTTGTTTTCTCAAATTCCATTGTTAAGAAAGATATTCCACCAGAGTCACTACGCTTATGAACTATCATTGTTATTCCTCAATACTAAAAGTTATCACTACGCTTATGAACTATCATTGTTATTCCTCAATACTAAAAGTTATCCCTTAACTGTAGACCTCCACCAAACCATTATATAGAAGTTTTAGAGATCATTTCGAGGCTACAAGCCTCTTTTAATCCTTCTGATGTACTCTTTCCTTTCTCTTATATCTCATATTTCCATTTTTTGGGTCTTGCTTCACATTAAGAAtaatgtgtgatttaagtgtgCAGAGAGAATTTTAATTTAGAACAAAATATATGCACTGATTTTAGGTTGTTTTTCATGCTTTTTAGGTGAATCATTCACACGTTTTCATTGAGTATTAGgaataataagttatgattagaATCAAACCTTTCATCTTAAGATTTGATTGGATGTAGTTCTTGCATTTTGATTACATCAAGGTTTCTTGGAGAATAGATTTGTTCGCCGGTTTAGTGTGGATTGAGGAAGTCCCTTCCGAAGCGAACTCATTTGTTTCTGCGGACCTTTTGCCCTCTATGCCAGTCCAAGTTTAATGTGATTCAgtcatctttcaaaaaaaaaagatttgttgCGTTGTGGTATATGCATACCTTGTTAATTTTTTGGTCTTATGCTCGAATGAATATATCTTGTCATTCTCTTCCTTCTTGTGCGATTTCACTCATGCTTATATGTTATAAAAGACATGATTTGATTCTGTTTGAATATTTTTGTTCATTTGCATGCATTGAGATGATAAAAgcattattttcttttcataaGCTACTGGTTTAAATTGCTAATCTTACACCACTTGAATTTTGTTTTAACTCATTCAAGCCTATTATCCATCCTTTGTGATAGATCTCATTACAGGCTTAAAAGTTAAGACCATAATATTACCATACCTTATGGAATATAAGAGCTTTACAATTATCTTACCATTGAGTTTTCAACAAGTGTTCTGATGTATGGTGTGAATGCATGGTttgtgttatatatatatagatgaatTGCATTTCTTGTGATATAAATCCTAATTTATTGGTACAAgtggaaaataaaaaaaggttAAATATATTATAGGTCTCTGACATATAGAATCAAATCCAAATAAgcatttagaattttttttcattgcaTTTTATCCGTGAtgctttttttaatttaaatattgacAAGTGACGTCATGATGCTTACTTGGCCAATCAACATGaaccttttacattatttttagttcttttaatttttatttaatcacTTTTTGTCCTTCCGCTCTCCTTTTCCCTTCTTTTTGCCCCCATCTAACCTCCACAACTACCATCAAGCCTCCACAACCTCCACCCAACCCCTACCTCCCCCACCCTCAATAACCCTTTCCCCCATCTTCCCCCACTTTCCTCAAACCTCTCCTCCCCCACCTTCGCCCTTCAACCACCATCCCCATTTAAATTTACAAAAGTTAAGTTGCAATATGGCAAAAAACATATAAATTGTCTTAAAATGTGCATCGACAAAAATACAAAGACATCATCCTAAGTCCAATTGGTAATTTGCAATATGGTCCCATGAAAGCCTCAATTTTTTTAGCTCACCTTGAGACATACACGTTTTCGTTAAATTGCATTGGAAAGAGAGCTATAAAAGAAACAACCAGGCTCTATGTCATTGGTCCATCATGTGACACATGCAATTTCTTTTGCGATTTTTTTGCCACATGGACTAAAATCAATAGATAGAGGGATGAAAAGTGGCTTCTTTCTTAAATTAGTAGTGTATTTGGATTGACAATGAGTGTACATTCTTAATTATGGGTAACCGTAAAATCTGCATTTTATAACTTCTCCCTAAAGACTCCCTAAACCAAACAGGCTGGTAAGTATATTTGTATGTATTACTTGTAGAAAAAGTGTGCCTTGACaaaaacttcaaaataagaCTTAGCTTTCTTAGCCTGCAAGAGAACAGCTACAACCTTCTGAGTTTATGCTGAATGAAGCTGAGTCACCATGGCCTTCAACAACTGATGCACAGTTAAAGCTTGCTTTTTCCGTGCTTGGAACTGTAATTATAATGGTAATGTATACTATTTAATACTTATTTCTTCAGCAAGACCAAGAAATACTAATTTCCTGAGCCTTTAATTAAGAGTACCTGGATTTGTGATTGCTGAATTCAACTATGGCTGATGGTGGTAGGCGACCTGAGCTGATCTCATTGACTGTTGAAAAGAGAGGAAACAAATCTAGCCATCCACGCGTGGTTAGAACCTCACAGACCTCTTTTGCAGTTAAGACACCCTTAATACAAGGACACATGAATTAGTATCATTAATTGTGTGGTAAACGTGAGTTAAAatgatgtgatttatgtttggacaTATTTATGAAAATATTGGTTTTTATATGTACTGtatgaaattcagttgtaaaatctcataattgatttttaatACACAATCAATGGCAAGTGAATCCAATTCTTGAcccatgaaatcaaatttacTGGTACACCTAAACATCATTTCAACTGGTTAGAAGTGATTTTAATCCATTAGAATTGAATCTATAGAATAGATTCTGCTTCCCAAACATGCTCTAATACTGATTCTTGAAGAATTTGTTTGGTCAACGTCTTCTGCATGAATCATTCTAGTACTCTACTAGTATTCTTtatgtttctttttgttttggaaGAGCTTAATTCTCATGGATATTTTGAAATGAGTTTTGAGTATGCAAAATTTAGCTGATAGATGTATAATTTCTTCTTTGTCACTCTTCATATTTATCAGAACTTTAGAAATATACACCTTCAAAACTGAGCCTATCATGTATGTACCTGCAATTTCTGGCCTTTAAGCATGTCTGCTTCAAGCTCATCGAAAGACCTATAGAAAAGAAACATATAAATCAGATTTAACAAAGAGTTATTGCTTGCAATTTTTTATAGTATGGATTAAAAGGAGAAAAACAAACCTTTTTCCCCCATATTTTGCATAAGCCTCAGCAACTTTCCTATTTCTTCCACCGGCTGTCACAGACAATATGGTTTTAATGAGACAAAGATAACCAATGAAAAATAGGATGAAGTAAATCAGTGTCCTTACCACAAGTTGTGATAAGGTCAGCTACACCACAACTCTCAAAAAAAGTGCTGTCCTTAACAGATGGAAACAATAACTTCGAAAATTTCAACATCTCTTTTAGACCAATTCTCATGATTGCAGCCTGCACATATATATGTTGAGAGAACCCAcaagaagaaacaaaaaaaagggagaaaaaaaaaaacttttctgAACAAGAAATGTTTTAAACTTACTTTTGTATTATTTCCCATCCCCAAGCCATCAACCAAACCTGTCACATTTATGTGCCATTTCTTGATCATTCACAAAAACAATAAGAGAGAGGGACATAGTACAGATACAATACTACAAACCTGCAGCTACAGCCACAATATTTTTCAGAGTTCCACACAGTTCAACCCCTTCAACATCCTTGACCTATATCAAATTATAATGCAAAAATCATTAGCATAAAGCGTTTCCCAATATTTTACCAATTTAACTGAACTACTACTCATGAAGTTATGCTTGTATGATTCTGCCATGACAATTTTTTTCGATTTTGTGGATTACACTAACAAATTCCTTCGAATTTGATCGAATTTTCATTCAGACCTATTTGTTTAAGTTTTTCACTGGTATGTTGCTCATCAAGAAAGGATGTGCTGCACTCACAGCTGTGACATGGAAATAGGGAGTGTTGAACAACTGAACCCATGTCTCTGCGGCTTCTTGGTTTTCACTATATCCAACGGTTGCCTCGCTAAATTGCTCCATTGCAATCTGATCAAACAGTGCACGATAAGAGAAGCCAAAGTTGCTATAAGCTAGCctaaaaaatcatattgaaAAAATGGGTAATTTCCTCTAGAACTAGAATAGATACCTCATCTGCAATGTTGGCCCCCATTAAGACAGAACAATTGATTCCCAGTTGTTTGGAGATGAGAGTTGAGATCATGGATGGGCCTTCCTTCTTGACCTCCATCCCTTTGATAAGGGAAATGCCCTGTGCATCTGTCCTTATTTTACCAGCAAGACTTTTGCATAGTCCTTTCATGAACTGATGTGGAGTTACAAATACTAACAAGTTGGCATCCTTCACTGCATAATTAACCAATtcagaaaagaagaaaagatggaCCCCAAAAGAAAACCTCCAAAAACTGAAATAGCATATAAATGCTTGTGGAGTTCTAAGTCAGTTTGTCTATTTAAAATGATGTTTATTTGGTATAGTATGTTTGTTAAATTTTATCATCAAAGTCACAATGCTGAACACTGATAATAAAATTGATCAAAGGGAAGAACTCGTAGTGAGggtttggatcaacgtttgtcacaattgattttggtaaCATTGATTATAGTAAAAGTAAAGTGAAAGTGAAGTgttttatgtttggatacatttatgGTGATTTTTGTTGGGTAATCATGTGAAATTCAATTGTAAAATCTCATAATTTGTTATGTTCAACGTAGTAGCTACTCTCTCTAGTTTctaaattaattgattttgGGTCTGAAAACAATTCTCCAAAATGACTCCTGAACATCAATATTTtcatccaaaattgattttaaggtTTCCCA
This is a stretch of genomic DNA from Lotus japonicus ecotype B-129 chromosome 1, LjGifu_v1.2. It encodes these proteins:
- the LOC130720896 gene encoding F-box/kelch-repeat protein At3g23880-like, producing MKKPREDPILPFELEMEILSRLPVKTLMQFVIVCKSWKSLILHDPSFVKLHLNRSPKNTHILLAIEDEPYEIEKQDSWVVPCSVRCLTEDPSSVIDVEGGYHLKGNHLIIGSCNGLVCVGNYYDVDPIEEIWVQLWNSATHLMSKKSPTFHPSMRTSMDAPRGKTNLGFGYDNSHDTYKVSKNLKSSPFEDNYLRIYNSI
- the LOC130729619 gene encoding glycerol-3-phosphate dehydrogenase [NAD(+)]-like, whose amino-acid sequence is MNKVTVIGSGNWGSVAAKLIASNTLRLRSFHDDVRVWVFEEILPNGEKLSDVINQTNENVKYLPGVKLGKNVVADPALENAVKDANLLVFVTPHQFMKGLCKSLAGKIRTDAQGISLIKGMEVKKEGPSMISTLISKQLGINCSVLMGANIADEIAMEQFSEATVGYSENQEAAETWVQLFNTPYFHVTAVKDVEGVELCGTLKNIVAVAAGLVDGLGMGNNTKAAIMRIGLKEMLKFSKLLFPSVKDSTFFESCGVADLITTCAGGRNRKVAEAYAKYGGKRSFDELEADMLKGQKLQGVLTAKEVCEVLTTRGWLDLFPLFSTVNEISSGRLPPSAIVEFSNHKSSSKHGKSKL
- the LOC130720904 gene encoding F-box protein CPR1-like, encoding MKGPQYQWDNVTLDQLVIASLDMSTEKYTYMLLPEGVTEVPHFQPDLGILGNHMCLFHDRNRTHFVVWKMREYGVRESWTQWMSFSYENLECEGFLFRPLPMFLSEDGNILLLALTEDLEFIKYNITDDNVELPICFKDNSSKQPDFHVLIRALNFVFSNSIVKKDIPPESLRL